One part of the Halobacteria archaeon AArc-dxtr1 genome encodes these proteins:
- a CDS encoding SpoVR family protein: protein MPKPHSNADRFRKQRIASELEEPVSEARNLALSLGLDPYPVNYWIVDYDEMNQLIAYGGFQSRYPHWRWGMQYDRQRKQGQYGGGKAFEIVNNDNPSHAFLQESNTVADQKAVITHVEAHADFFANNEWFGLFTAGRVDDEPVDAAAMLERHADQIEEYMSDPEIDRAEVEKWIDHCLTLEDTIDQHQVFSRRLDFEGEPDDDRDEISERLEELGLSDEVKGEVFDDEWLAAVEDDGEGHRFPAEPEKDLLAFVREHGKQYDREAERAVEMAEWQRDVLDMLREEAYYFAAQKMTKVMNEGWASYWESAMMGGETFAGDDEFLSYADHMSKVLASPGLNPYSLGLELWQYVENTTNRREVVERLLRVEGITWRNFDDVVHFEDVLTTLEPPRALDRITADTVDAVADLPDAYVDREALARAQEGAIDVDQYPWKVLTFEGMARRHYSLVKPQHRGFLRRVSQSELERIGRYLFDDTRYDSVEAALADVTFTAGWDRLFDVRESHNDVTFLDEFLTEEFVRENDYFTYEHSRATGGYHVSSTDPADVKKKLLLRFTNFGKPTIAVYDGNYNNANELLLGHQYNGVMLDMEQAEETLARIFELWGRPVNLLTIVKAVDDHDIEVAKRRNREPTVDEEGRLLRYDGETLTTEEVPWEAVDHLAADDVDYDTKPDDWLA from the coding sequence ATGCCTAAGCCACACAGCAACGCCGACAGATTCCGAAAGCAACGAATCGCGAGCGAGCTCGAGGAGCCGGTCAGCGAGGCGCGGAACCTGGCGCTGTCGCTCGGACTCGATCCCTACCCGGTCAACTACTGGATCGTCGACTACGACGAGATGAACCAGCTGATCGCCTACGGGGGGTTTCAGTCGCGATACCCCCACTGGCGGTGGGGGATGCAGTACGACCGCCAGCGAAAGCAGGGTCAGTACGGTGGTGGGAAGGCCTTCGAGATCGTCAACAACGACAACCCCTCCCACGCCTTCCTCCAGGAGTCAAACACGGTTGCCGACCAGAAGGCCGTCATCACGCACGTCGAGGCTCACGCCGACTTCTTCGCGAACAACGAGTGGTTCGGCCTGTTCACGGCGGGACGCGTCGACGACGAGCCGGTCGATGCTGCGGCCATGCTCGAGCGCCACGCCGATCAGATCGAGGAGTACATGTCGGACCCCGAAATCGACCGTGCCGAGGTCGAGAAGTGGATCGACCACTGCCTCACGTTAGAGGATACGATCGACCAACACCAGGTCTTCAGCCGCCGACTCGACTTCGAGGGCGAACCCGACGACGACCGAGACGAGATCAGCGAGCGGCTCGAGGAGCTCGGACTCTCCGATGAGGTGAAAGGAGAGGTGTTCGACGACGAGTGGCTGGCAGCGGTCGAGGACGATGGCGAAGGCCACAGATTCCCTGCCGAACCCGAGAAGGACCTCCTCGCGTTCGTCAGAGAGCACGGGAAGCAGTACGACCGAGAGGCAGAACGCGCCGTCGAGATGGCAGAGTGGCAGCGAGACGTCCTCGACATGCTGCGCGAGGAAGCCTACTACTTCGCCGCCCAGAAGATGACGAAGGTGATGAACGAGGGGTGGGCCAGCTACTGGGAGTCGGCGATGATGGGCGGGGAGACGTTCGCCGGCGACGACGAGTTCCTGAGCTACGCCGACCACATGTCGAAAGTGCTCGCTTCGCCCGGACTCAACCCCTACAGTCTGGGACTGGAGCTGTGGCAGTACGTCGAGAACACGACGAACCGCCGCGAGGTCGTCGAGCGATTGCTTCGAGTCGAGGGGATCACCTGGCGCAACTTCGACGATGTCGTCCACTTCGAGGACGTACTCACGACTCTCGAACCGCCACGGGCACTCGACCGGATCACCGCCGACACCGTAGACGCAGTCGCGGACCTGCCGGACGCCTACGTTGACCGGGAGGCGCTCGCCCGGGCCCAGGAGGGAGCGATAGACGTCGACCAATACCCGTGGAAAGTACTCACCTTCGAGGGGATGGCCCGGCGCCACTACTCGCTGGTCAAACCCCAACACCGGGGCTTTCTCCGCCGCGTGAGTCAGTCCGAACTCGAGCGGATCGGCCGCTACCTCTTCGACGACACCCGCTACGACAGCGTCGAGGCGGCACTGGCAGACGTAACGTTCACCGCGGGATGGGACCGGCTGTTCGACGTCCGAGAGAGCCACAACGACGTCACGTTCTTAGACGAGTTTCTCACGGAGGAGTTCGTCCGGGAGAACGACTACTTCACGTACGAACACTCGCGGGCGACCGGCGGCTACCACGTCTCGAGCACCGATCCCGCAGACGTCAAGAAGAAGCTGTTGTTACGGTTTACGAACTTCGGGAAGCCGACGATCGCGGTCTACGACGGGAACTACAACAACGCCAACGAGCTGTTGCTCGGCCACCAGTACAACGGCGTGATGCTTGACATGGAGCAAGCAGAGGAAACGCTCGCGCGCATCTTCGAGCTGTGGGGCCGTCCGGTGAACCTGCTGACGATCGTCAAGGCGGTCGACGACCACGACATCGAGGTCGCCAAGCGTCGCAACAGGGAGCCGACGGTCGACGAAGAAGGGCGACTGTTGCGCTACGACGGGGAGACCCTCACGACCGAGGAGGTCCCCTGGGAGGCCGTCGACCACCTGGCGGCCGACGACGTCGACTACGACACGAAGCCCGACGACTGGCTCGCGTGA
- a CDS encoding HEAT repeat domain-containing protein, translated as MNGEGEPVVQPDQSDDDVDLPSTLAQLDDPDPAEQRRAVDTVRDAVETQPMAVVPTVPKLRELLSRETVDCHEQIAYCLAELATASPDDVAPSVATLVEVSRDNATTATTGEILRCLSAVATERPDAVAKHVPGIVATLEERGPTDRWGIATLSAVTAEYPEAAEPATPVFEAATRTGPETAGAAALSGLGRLARVGATTSSSFVDVAGSLADHETPSVRRNAVGCLADASYRYPAAVERWLPTVAEALESGDPVTRSNAAVVVARIEADGRTVNAGADRLIALLSDDDADVRANACVAVGWAAVDGARDPLSRVCEQDPEPGVRERASWALAQLS; from the coding sequence ATGAACGGGGAGGGGGAACCCGTGGTGCAACCCGACCAGAGCGATGACGACGTTGATCTTCCGTCGACCCTCGCACAGCTCGACGATCCGGACCCAGCAGAACAGCGCCGGGCCGTCGACACGGTCAGGGATGCCGTAGAAACGCAGCCGATGGCGGTGGTTCCGACGGTACCGAAGCTGCGGGAGTTGCTCTCACGGGAGACGGTCGACTGTCACGAACAGATCGCCTACTGCCTGGCCGAGCTGGCGACGGCCTCGCCCGACGACGTCGCACCGTCGGTCGCCACGCTAGTAGAGGTTAGTCGCGACAACGCGACAACGGCTACGACCGGGGAGATACTCCGGTGCCTGTCGGCCGTCGCTACCGAACGTCCGGACGCCGTCGCCAAACACGTCCCTGGGATCGTCGCAACTCTGGAGGAACGCGGACCTACCGACCGGTGGGGAATCGCCACGCTTTCGGCAGTTACAGCGGAGTATCCGGAAGCGGCCGAACCCGCGACGCCCGTCTTCGAGGCAGCGACGAGAACCGGTCCCGAAACCGCCGGGGCAGCGGCGCTGTCCGGGCTCGGTCGACTGGCCAGGGTGGGTGCCACAACGTCTTCGTCGTTCGTGGACGTCGCAGGCTCTCTCGCCGATCACGAGACGCCGTCGGTTCGGCGAAACGCGGTGGGCTGTCTGGCGGACGCGAGCTACCGATATCCCGCTGCGGTCGAGCGATGGCTTCCAACGGTCGCCGAGGCGCTCGAGAGCGGCGATCCGGTGACGCGATCGAACGCAGCAGTGGTCGTCGCTCGTATCGAAGCGGACGGCCGGACGGTAAACGCTGGTGCTGATCGACTGATTGCCTTGCTCTCAGACGACGACGCGGACGTTCGGGCCAACGCCTGCGTCGCGGTCGGGTGGGCTGCCGTCGACGGCGCTCGCGATCCCCTCTCGAGAGTCTGTGAGCAGGATCCCGAGCCGGGCGTTCGCGAGCGTGCGTCGTGGGCGCTTGCGCAACTCTCGTAG
- a CDS encoding acetyl-CoA carboxylase biotin carboxylase subunit, translating to MFRKVLVANRGEIAVRVMRACEELNVGTVAIYSDADADAGHVRYADEAYNVGPARAADSYLDHDAVIDAARRAGADAIHPGYGFLAENADFARKVEAIDGLTWIGPSGDAMEALGEKTKARSIMDEAGVPIVPGTTEPVTDPEEVRAFGEEHGYPIAIKAEGGGGGRGMKVVRSEDEVESQLESAQREGEAYFDNDSVYLERYLETPRHVEVQILADGHGNVRHLGERDCSLQRRHQKVIEEGPSPALSDELREKIGEAARRGVAAADYTNAGTVEFLVEEEPSRNGLLGPETNFYFLEVNTRIQVEHCVTEAITGLDIVKRQIRVAAGEELDFAQADVEIDGHAIEFRINAENAAEEFQPATGGTLDVYDPPGGVGVRVDDALRQGDELVTDYDSMIAKLIVWGEDRDECIERSLRALREYDIEGIVTIVPFHRLMLTDETFVAGTHTTKYLDEEVDRDRIAEAQAQWGTGDEDGDDDEDEDEETVEREFTVEVNGKRFEVNLEEHGAPPLPTGDVGAGSGQAGPPQPAGGEESEAIAGDGELVEAEMQGTILSVEVEEGEEVAAGDVLVVLEAMKMENDIVASQGGTVTEIAVAADDSVDMGDTLVVLE from the coding sequence ATGTTCAGGAAGGTTCTCGTGGCGAACCGCGGCGAGATCGCCGTGCGAGTGATGCGCGCCTGCGAAGAGCTGAACGTGGGGACCGTCGCGATCTACTCCGACGCGGATGCGGATGCGGGGCACGTCCGCTACGCCGACGAGGCGTACAACGTCGGCCCCGCACGCGCAGCCGACTCGTACCTCGATCACGACGCCGTCATCGACGCCGCCAGACGAGCCGGTGCCGACGCGATCCATCCCGGCTACGGCTTCCTCGCGGAGAACGCCGACTTCGCCCGCAAAGTCGAGGCGATCGACGGGCTCACCTGGATCGGGCCGTCGGGCGACGCGATGGAAGCGCTCGGTGAGAAGACGAAGGCGCGCTCGATCATGGACGAAGCGGGCGTCCCGATCGTCCCCGGGACGACCGAGCCGGTGACCGACCCCGAAGAGGTCCGTGCGTTCGGCGAGGAACACGGCTACCCGATCGCGATCAAGGCCGAAGGCGGCGGCGGTGGCCGCGGCATGAAGGTCGTCCGATCCGAAGACGAGGTCGAGAGCCAACTCGAGAGCGCCCAGCGGGAGGGCGAGGCGTACTTCGACAACGACTCGGTCTATCTGGAGCGCTACCTCGAAACTCCGCGTCACGTCGAGGTCCAGATTCTCGCAGACGGGCACGGAAACGTTCGCCACCTGGGCGAGCGTGACTGCTCGCTCCAGCGGCGCCACCAGAAGGTCATCGAGGAGGGGCCATCGCCCGCGCTCTCCGATGAGCTACGGGAGAAAATCGGTGAGGCAGCCCGGCGGGGCGTCGCCGCCGCGGACTACACGAACGCCGGCACCGTCGAGTTCTTGGTCGAGGAAGAACCCAGCCGCAACGGGCTTCTCGGCCCCGAGACGAACTTCTACTTCCTCGAGGTCAACACTCGAATTCAGGTCGAACACTGCGTCACTGAAGCGATCACGGGACTGGACATCGTCAAGCGCCAGATCCGGGTGGCGGCCGGGGAAGAACTTGATTTCGCCCAAGCGGACGTCGAGATCGACGGCCACGCGATCGAGTTCCGGATCAACGCCGAGAACGCCGCCGAGGAGTTCCAGCCCGCAACCGGTGGCACCCTGGATGTGTACGACCCGCCGGGCGGCGTCGGCGTCCGGGTGGACGACGCGCTCCGGCAGGGCGACGAGCTCGTCACGGACTACGACTCGATGATCGCGAAGCTGATCGTCTGGGGCGAGGACCGCGACGAGTGCATCGAGCGCTCGCTGCGCGCGCTCCGGGAGTACGATATCGAGGGAATCGTGACGATCGTCCCGTTCCACCGGCTCATGCTCACAGACGAGACGTTCGTCGCCGGCACGCACACGACGAAGTACTTAGACGAGGAGGTCGACCGCGACCGAATCGCGGAGGCCCAGGCCCAGTGGGGGACCGGCGACGAAGACGGCGACGACGACGAAGACGAGGACGAAGAAACCGTCGAGCGGGAGTTCACCGTCGAGGTCAACGGGAAGCGCTTCGAGGTCAACCTCGAAGAACACGGTGCACCGCCGCTGCCGACCGGCGATGTGGGTGCCGGGTCCGGTCAGGCCGGGCCGCCCCAGCCCGCCGGCGGCGAGGAGAGCGAGGCAATCGCGGGCGACGGCGAGCTCGTCGAGGCCGAGATGCAGGGAACGATCCTCTCGGTCGAGGTCGAGGAGGGCGAGGAGGTCGCTGCCGGCGACGTGCTGGTCGTCCTCGAGGCGATGAAGATGGAAAACGACATCGTGGCTTCTCAAGGCGGCACGGTCACTGAAATCGCCGTCGCAGCCGACGACAGCGTCGACATGGGCGACACCTTAGTCGTTCTCGAGTAA
- a CDS encoding sodium-dependent transporter: MVERETWATRTGFILAAVGSAVGLGNIWRFPFVTGEGGGAAFLLVYLLFILLVGFPAILVEFVVGRRTERNPVGALIEMGGNAWKWAGGVFIVTGFVILSYYSVVAGWFVRYFLLGLTSGYDEHLDEYSGEAAEAELPESIIMFFDLATGLEAFVLHTVFMALTIGIVALGVRRGIEIAVKVMVPSLIVLLAGMAIWAATLPDAGAGYEFYLSPDFGTIVSNWTTLLPAAAGQAFFTLSLGMGVMITYASYLGEDRNLAEDGTIIIGFDTAIAFVTGLIVFPVILSAGADPTQETVGAIFFSMTEAFADVSGGRIIGLVFFGTVAIAALSSAISLLEVVTSYVIDEKGIERWKAALGMGGAIYLLGVPVTLDPSADQFELYLLDLLDGFADGVLLIFGAFMLVILVGWIAPKVAVQELEKGIGDLGSLGSAWIWAVRIPILIVLAVTLTLGIIDYVEFLTDDFIPWLGDQ, encoded by the coding sequence ATGGTAGAACGAGAAACATGGGCAACGAGGACAGGGTTCATTCTGGCTGCAGTGGGCAGTGCGGTTGGATTGGGGAACATCTGGCGGTTCCCATTCGTGACCGGAGAGGGTGGTGGCGCCGCCTTCCTACTTGTGTACCTGCTGTTTATCCTGCTCGTCGGGTTCCCAGCAATTCTGGTCGAGTTCGTCGTGGGTCGGCGAACTGAGCGCAACCCCGTGGGGGCACTCATCGAAATGGGGGGCAACGCCTGGAAGTGGGCCGGTGGCGTCTTCATCGTAACCGGATTCGTCATCCTGTCGTACTACAGCGTCGTCGCCGGCTGGTTCGTTCGGTACTTCCTGCTCGGGCTGACCAGTGGGTACGACGAGCACCTGGACGAGTACTCAGGTGAAGCAGCCGAAGCCGAGTTGCCCGAGTCGATCATCATGTTCTTCGACCTGGCGACGGGGCTCGAGGCGTTTGTCCTGCACACGGTGTTTATGGCGCTGACGATCGGTATCGTCGCTCTGGGCGTCCGACGCGGGATCGAGATTGCGGTGAAGGTGATGGTGCCATCGCTGATCGTGTTGCTCGCCGGGATGGCCATCTGGGCGGCAACGCTGCCCGACGCGGGTGCCGGGTACGAGTTCTACCTCTCGCCGGACTTCGGTACGATCGTCTCCAACTGGACGACGCTGTTGCCGGCGGCCGCTGGACAGGCCTTCTTTACGCTCTCGCTCGGGATGGGCGTGATGATTACCTACGCCTCCTACCTCGGTGAAGACCGGAACTTAGCCGAGGACGGCACGATCATCATCGGTTTCGATACCGCTATCGCGTTCGTGACCGGGCTCATCGTGTTCCCGGTGATCCTCTCTGCGGGCGCCGATCCGACTCAGGAGACCGTCGGCGCGATCTTCTTCAGCATGACCGAAGCGTTCGCGGACGTCTCGGGTGGCCGGATCATCGGCCTGGTGTTCTTCGGCACTGTCGCGATCGCCGCCCTCTCGAGTGCGATCTCGCTGCTCGAGGTTGTCACCTCTTACGTCATCGACGAGAAGGGGATTGAACGCTGGAAGGCCGCCCTCGGTATGGGCGGGGCGATCTACCTGCTCGGTGTGCCAGTGACGCTCGACCCGTCTGCAGACCAGTTCGAACTGTACCTGCTTGACCTGCTCGATGGCTTCGCAGATGGTGTGTTACTGATCTTCGGCGCGTTCATGCTCGTCATCCTCGTCGGCTGGATCGCGCCGAAGGTCGCGGTCCAAGAACTAGAGAAGGGGATCGGCGATCTCGGATCGCTCGGATCGGCCTGGATCTGGGCGGTACGGATTCCGATCCTGATCGTCCTCGCCGTCACCCTCACGCTCGGTATTATCGACTACGTCGAGTTCCTGACCGACGACTTCATCCCGTGGTTGGGTGATCAGTAA
- a CDS encoding SDR family oxidoreductase: MPPTAAFDFADTVAVVTGASGALGSATVDQFADAGATVCAVDVVAPDEDDSLLDTSENVAFYEADLTDESAVEELFATIVDEHGRVDHLLNVAGTWRGGDHIEETDLDEFELLVDINVKTAFLASKHALPHLQEREGAIVSVSARSGLEGGAGDGPYRITKAGIRILTETLAEENRGTVRANCVMPSVIDTPMNREMMPDADHDSWVDPSEIADVMAFLCSDRASATSGAAVPVYGEA, encoded by the coding sequence ATGCCACCGACAGCAGCGTTCGACTTCGCGGACACCGTCGCCGTCGTGACCGGCGCAAGCGGCGCGCTCGGGAGCGCGACGGTCGACCAATTTGCCGACGCCGGCGCGACCGTCTGTGCGGTCGACGTCGTCGCCCCAGACGAGGACGACAGTTTGCTCGATACCAGTGAGAACGTCGCCTTCTACGAGGCAGATCTCACCGACGAGTCAGCCGTCGAAGAACTGTTCGCCACCATCGTCGACGAACACGGGCGCGTCGACCACCTGCTCAACGTCGCGGGCACGTGGCGCGGCGGCGACCACATCGAGGAGACCGATCTCGACGAGTTCGAACTCCTCGTCGATATCAACGTCAAGACGGCGTTTCTCGCCTCGAAACACGCCCTTCCTCACCTCCAGGAGCGCGAGGGGGCGATCGTCAGCGTCAGCGCGCGCTCGGGACTGGAAGGCGGCGCGGGAGACGGCCCCTACCGGATCACGAAGGCGGGAATTCGGATCCTGACGGAGACGCTCGCCGAAGAAAATCGCGGCACAGTTCGGGCGAACTGCGTCATGCCGAGCGTGATCGACACGCCGATGAATCGCGAGATGATGCCCGACGCCGATCACGACTCGTGGGTCGATCCGAGCGAGATTGCCGACGTGATGGCGTTTCTGTGCAGCGACCGGGCGAGCGCCACGAGCGGCGCTGCGGTTCCAGTGTACGGTGAGGCGTGA
- a CDS encoding YeaH/YhbH family protein produces the protein MGLRDDLERFYEVGETRREDLADFIRYGDLTGGNSDRIEVPVKIVSLPEFAYDQRDQGGVGQGDGDTPDVGQPVGQPQPGDGDDDGEPGEEGGEHEYYQMDPEEFARELDEELGLDLEPKGKRVVRETEGPFTDLTRSGPDSTLDFDRMFKEGLKRKLSMEFDEAFVREICKVSGITPREVFEWARGESLPVSMAWIEEAHADVEDDRGVWPSIEAVEENVEREPVQQTIRREGIGHVPFRREDERYRHPEIEEEREQAVVVVNIRDVSGSMREKKRELVERTFTPLDWYLQGKYDTAEFVYIAHDADAWEVSREDFFGIRSGGGTRISSAYELAAEVLEEYPWSDWNRYVFAAGDSENSSNDTEERVIPMMEEIDANRHAYVETQPGGNAINATHAEELEKHFGQDAEDVAVTYVTDAEDVTDAIYDILNTEDETDA, from the coding sequence ATGGGACTGAGAGACGACTTAGAGCGGTTCTACGAGGTGGGCGAGACGCGCCGCGAGGATCTGGCCGACTTCATCCGGTACGGTGACTTGACCGGGGGCAACTCGGACCGTATCGAGGTCCCCGTCAAGATCGTCTCGCTGCCCGAGTTCGCATACGATCAACGGGATCAGGGTGGCGTGGGTCAGGGCGACGGCGACACGCCCGACGTCGGCCAGCCCGTCGGCCAACCACAGCCCGGCGACGGCGACGACGACGGCGAACCCGGGGAGGAAGGTGGTGAACACGAGTACTACCAGATGGACCCCGAGGAGTTCGCCCGGGAGCTAGACGAGGAACTCGGCCTCGACCTAGAGCCCAAGGGCAAGCGGGTCGTCCGAGAGACGGAGGGGCCGTTCACCGATCTCACCCGGTCGGGTCCGGACAGCACGCTCGACTTCGACCGGATGTTCAAGGAAGGGCTCAAGCGCAAGCTGTCGATGGAGTTCGACGAGGCGTTCGTCCGGGAGATCTGCAAGGTCTCCGGAATCACGCCCCGCGAGGTCTTCGAGTGGGCACGCGGAGAGAGCCTCCCCGTTTCGATGGCCTGGATCGAAGAGGCCCACGCCGACGTCGAAGACGACCGCGGCGTCTGGCCGTCGATCGAGGCGGTCGAGGAGAACGTCGAGCGCGAACCGGTTCAACAGACCATCCGCCGTGAGGGGATCGGGCACGTTCCCTTCCGGCGCGAAGACGAGCGCTACCGCCACCCCGAAATCGAGGAGGAGCGCGAGCAGGCCGTCGTCGTCGTCAATATCCGCGACGTCTCGGGCTCGATGCGCGAGAAGAAACGCGAGCTCGTCGAGCGGACGTTCACCCCACTCGACTGGTATCTCCAGGGGAAGTACGACACCGCCGAGTTCGTCTACATCGCCCACGACGCCGACGCCTGGGAGGTCTCCCGCGAGGACTTCTTTGGCATCCGATCGGGCGGCGGGACGCGCATCTCGAGTGCCTACGAGTTGGCCGCCGAAGTCCTAGAGGAGTACCCCTGGAGCGACTGGAATCGGTACGTCTTCGCGGCGGGCGATTCGGAGAACTCGAGCAACGACACCGAAGAACGGGTGATTCCGATGATGGAGGAGATCGACGCCAACCGACACGCCTACGTCGAGACCCAGCCCGGCGGGAACGCGATCAACGCCACCCACGCCGAGGAGCTAGAGAAACACTTCGGACAGGACGCCGAGGACGTGGCGGTGACGTACGTCACGGACGCCGAGGACGTCACCGACGCGATCTACGACATCCTGAACACGGAGGACGAGACCGATGCGTAA
- a CDS encoding acyl-CoA carboxylase subunit beta: MDDRIAELEELREAARLGGGEERIERQHEKGKMTARERIDYFIDDGTFTEFDQLRTHQTNEFGMEEHKIPGDGVVTGYGEVNGRNVFVFAHDFTVFGGSLGEVFAEKICKVMDMAMEVGAPIIGLNDSAGARIQEGVKSLAGFTSIFRRNQEASGVVPQISAIMGPCAGGAVYSPSITDFIFMVKDSSHMYITGPGVTETVTGEQVTHEELGGAMTHAGTTGVAEFACESEEQALDDIKRLLSYLPQNNVEDPPRVDPWDDPDRRDEALEDIVPSSPQKPYDMTDVIDSVVDEGSFFEVADNFAAELVVGFGRLDGRSVGIVANQPRVNAGTLTVDSSMKGSRFIRFCDSFNIPIVTFVDVPGYMPGTDQEHRGIIRHGAKLLYAYSEATVPLLTVITRKAYGGAYCVMASKNLGADVNYAWPTAEIAVMGPKGAVDILYRDELAEAEDPDELRDELIEEYREEFANPYTATDKGFLDDVIMPTETRPRLIADLEMLETKREEQPDKKHGNIPL, translated from the coding sequence ATGGACGACCGAATCGCGGAGCTCGAGGAACTCCGCGAGGCGGCGCGACTTGGTGGCGGGGAGGAGCGAATCGAGCGCCAGCACGAGAAGGGGAAGATGACCGCCCGTGAGCGGATCGACTACTTCATCGACGACGGCACGTTCACGGAGTTCGACCAGCTCCGAACCCACCAGACCAACGAGTTTGGGATGGAAGAGCACAAGATTCCCGGCGACGGCGTCGTGACCGGATACGGCGAGGTCAACGGTCGAAACGTCTTCGTCTTCGCCCACGACTTTACCGTCTTCGGCGGTTCGCTCGGCGAGGTCTTCGCCGAGAAGATCTGCAAGGTGATGGATATGGCGATGGAGGTCGGCGCGCCGATCATCGGGCTCAACGATTCTGCCGGCGCGCGCATCCAGGAGGGCGTCAAGTCCCTCGCCGGCTTTACCTCGATCTTCCGACGCAACCAGGAGGCAAGCGGTGTTGTCCCCCAGATCTCGGCGATCATGGGGCCCTGCGCCGGCGGGGCGGTCTACTCCCCCTCGATCACCGACTTCATCTTCATGGTGAAAGACTCGAGTCACATGTACATCACCGGGCCCGGTGTCACCGAGACCGTCACCGGTGAACAGGTCACCCACGAGGAGCTGGGCGGGGCGATGACCCACGCCGGCACAACTGGGGTCGCCGAGTTCGCCTGCGAGTCGGAAGAACAGGCCCTGGATGATATCAAGCGGCTGCTCTCCTATCTTCCCCAGAACAACGTCGAGGACCCCCCGCGGGTCGATCCGTGGGATGATCCCGACCGCCGCGACGAAGCCTTAGAGGACATCGTCCCCTCGAGCCCGCAGAAACCGTACGACATGACCGACGTGATCGACTCCGTCGTCGACGAGGGCTCGTTCTTCGAGGTGGCGGACAACTTCGCCGCCGAGCTCGTCGTCGGCTTCGGCCGGCTCGACGGGCGATCCGTAGGGATCGTGGCGAACCAGCCACGGGTCAACGCTGGCACGCTCACCGTCGACTCCTCGATGAAGGGGTCGCGATTTATCCGCTTTTGTGACTCGTTTAACATCCCGATCGTCACCTTCGTGGACGTGCCCGGCTACATGCCCGGCACCGACCAGGAGCACCGCGGCATTATCCGCCACGGCGCGAAGCTGCTCTACGCCTACTCCGAGGCGACCGTCCCCCTGCTGACGGTCATCACCCGCAAGGCCTACGGCGGCGCCTACTGCGTGATGGCCTCGAAGAATCTCGGCGCCGACGTGAACTACGCCTGGCCGACCGCCGAGATCGCAGTCATGGGTCCGAAGGGGGCGGTCGACATCCTCTACCGCGACGAGCTCGCCGAAGCCGAGGATCCCGACGAGCTCCGCGACGAGCTCATCGAGGAGTACCGCGAGGAGTTCGCCAACCCCTACACGGCGACGGACAAGGGCTTCTTAGACGACGTCATCATGCCGACGGAGACGCGTCCACGGCTGATCGCCGACCTGGAGATGTTAGAGACGAAACGCGAGGAGCAGCCGGACAAGAAACACGGCAACATTCCGCTCTGA
- a CDS encoding glycerophosphodiester phosphodiesterase yields MRLIAHRGFAATAPENTIGAIESAAAQADAVEFDVRRCGSGELVVIHDETVDRVTDGTGRVDEIDLAELTTLSVLDSGERVPTLEAVLEALPPTVEVNLEMKAAGIAADVLAALEGVENRVVTTSFLEDELRAIRERDREQPTGLLVSRHLETPVTTAVELDCDVVGANYWRCLSTTLVPRAKALGLEVHAWTVERRTVARLLALRGVDCVSADRPIRV; encoded by the coding sequence ATGCGACTCATCGCCCACCGTGGGTTCGCGGCGACCGCTCCCGAGAACACAATCGGCGCGATCGAGTCCGCCGCGGCACAGGCCGACGCCGTCGAGTTCGACGTCCGTCGCTGTGGCTCGGGGGAACTCGTCGTCATCCACGACGAGACAGTCGATCGTGTCACCGACGGCACTGGTCGGGTCGACGAGATCGATCTCGCGGAGCTAACAACCCTCTCTGTACTCGATTCCGGCGAGCGCGTTCCGACACTCGAGGCGGTTCTCGAGGCCCTCCCACCGACGGTGGAGGTGAACCTCGAGATGAAAGCGGCGGGGATCGCAGCGGACGTCCTCGCGGCGCTCGAAGGCGTCGAAAACCGGGTCGTCACGACCTCGTTTCTGGAAGACGAACTCCGGGCGATCCGGGAACGCGACCGCGAGCAGCCGACCGGACTGCTCGTGAGCCGACACCTCGAGACGCCCGTGACGACTGCGGTCGAACTCGACTGTGACGTCGTCGGCGCGAACTACTGGCGCTGTCTGTCGACGACGCTCGTCCCGCGCGCGAAGGCCCTCGGTCTCGAAGTCCACGCCTGGACGGTCGAGCGCCGAACCGTCGCCCGTCTTCTCGCGCTCCGTGGCGTAGACTGCGTCTCTGCGGATCGTCCCATTCGAGTGTGA